The DNA region ACATCGGGCCCGACTACGACATCCCCGCGCCCGACATGGGTACGAACGCACAGACGATGGTGTGGATGATGGACACCCACATCAACGCCACCAGCGCCCACGATCGGTTTGCGATGCGCGGCGTGGTTACGGGCAAGACGCTGAGCTGCGGCGGCTCGCTCGGCCGCGACAAGGCCACCGCGCAGGGCACGGTATACGCCCTCGAATCCTGGGCGGAGCGCCGCGGCTTCAATTTCGACGGCGCCACGTTCGTCGTTCAGGGCTTCGGCAACGCCGGAAGCTGGACGGCCAGGCTGCTCTGCAAGAAGGGGGCGAAGCTACTGGCAGCGAGCAACAGCCGCGGCGTGGTCTACAACGAGAAGGGCATCGATCCCGACGCGTTGCTCGCCTACATCGCGAAGCACAAGGACCCCTCCGGTTTCAGCGGTGCCGAGTCGATCCCCAACAAGCAGCTGTGGCAGATCAAGGCCGACATCCTGGTTCCCGCGGCCTTGGAGAGTCAGATCGACAGGGGCAACGCGGGCGACATCGATGTGAAGGTGATCGCGGAGGCCGCAAACGGCCCGACGTCTCCCGCGGCTGACGACGTGCTGCGCGAGAAGGGGATCACCGTCATCCCGGACATTCTGTGTAACGCCGGCGGCGTGATCGTCTCCTACTTCGAGTGGGTGCAGAATCGCAAGAACGAGCGCTGGGAGCTGGAAGAGGTCGATCGCAAGCTGCGCCGGCTGATGACGGTCGCCTACGACGCCGTCGAAGAGGCCGGCAAGCGCTTCGACCTCGGGCAGGACACGCGCACCGCCGCCTACCTCGTGGCGCTGGAGCGGATCCAGGCGGCCTACCAGGATCGGGGAATCTTCCCCTGACCCGACCGGCCGCGGATCGGGGACGTCTCCCCGACGAACGCTCACGGGCGCTCACCTGATGGACCACACCCACCCCGCGTAGACCGACCCGGCCCGGCAAATCGGGGCGGAAACGGGCTCAATCCCAGCGAAACCGGCGCCGACAAGGGGGCATGACACAGATCGCGTCCAGCCGTCTGCTGATCGGAGGAGCCGAGCGGCAGCGAACCGGAGCGTTGGCTCGTGACCGCGTCCTGGTTGGACTCGCCGCGGGCGGCGTAGCGCTGCCTCCCCTCGTCGACCTGCTCTGGAACGGCTGGGAGCGGGTCTTCAGCTACTTCGCCGCAGACGTTTTTTACTACCTCACCGTGGCGCGAAACCTCGCCTCGGGCATGGGAGCCTCCTTCGACGGCGAGTACACGACCAACGGCTTCCATCCCCTCTGGCAACTCTACACGGCGTTGCTCTACGGGTTCAGCTCGCTGGCCGGACTCGGCGAACCAGCCTTCCTCGTCGGAGTCTTTCTCAGCAGCCTGCTGCTGATCGTTCTGGCGACGGTACTGCTCGGGAGTTGCTTCCGGCTCGCGTTGGGTCGGGTGCCAGCCGCCTTCCCGATTCTTCCCGTCGGACTCTATGCGCTCAGCACGGGCTCACTCCAACCCCTCTACGGTTCGCTGTGGAGCTTCGCCAACGGGATGGAGACCGGCGTCACGCTGGCGGCCTTCGCCTGGGCGCTGCGTTGCATGGTGCAACGCGAGCGCGACGCTTCTCCCGCGATCGATTGGCAGCTCGGCGCCGCCTTGTCGGTGCTGATGCTCAGCCGACTCGACCACGCAGCGCTGGCCGTGTGCGTGCTCGCCACCTACGCGCTGCGACCCGCGCGTCGGGGCGGTTCGCGGTTTCTAGAACTCGCTGCGGTGGCCGGCCCATTCGGCCTGAGCTTGACGCTGTACCTCTGCTTCAACTGGCTGAGCGCGGGGTCGCTCCTTCCCGTCAGCGGCACGGTCAAGAGTGCGTTCCCGCAGTCGGGTATTGCGAACCTCTTCTACCTCGAGCGAATCATCCGTCAGATCTCGGCCGCGCGATTCGACGAGCTGTGGCGCATGGCCCAGATGCTGCTTCCCGCCGTGCTCGCGGCGTTCACGCTGCCGTGGCTCGCCGTGCTGCGCAGGCGCGAGCGACACGATGCCCTCACCTGGCCCCTCGCCGCCTGCTCGGTATTCGTGCTCGTGCTGACCAGCTACAACTTCCTCTTCGTGAACATCTGGCACCAGGGTCAATGGTACTACCCGGTGTCGATCGTCCAGATGAGCATGATCGCGTTCTACCTCTGGGAGAAGGAGCGGCCCGTCGCCGATGGCAGGGGATCCGCTTTCGTGGCGGGCGCAAGTGCCGTCAGCGTGCTCCTCTTCTTCGGGCTCGTGTTTCACGACACCCGTTACAACAGGACCTACACACACATGTACGAGGCGCGCGACGAGCTGAAAGAACACTTCTCCGGAGCGCCTCCCAAGATGATCGAGTACGACGACGGGATCATCTCGTTCGCCACCGGCTTCCCCGCGATGTCGGGGCTCGGCTTCGCGGTCGATCGCGAGGCTGTCCCGTGGGTTCGAAACGGCCGGGTCTTGTGGCTCGCCTACAAGCGGGGTTTCGACCACATCGTGTCGCTGAACTACTTCGGGACGGGCGGCCTCAGCCTGGAATCGTCTTCCGAGGAGATCCGAGCCAAGCTCAACGGCACGTTCTTCCTCTCTCCCGCAGCGACCGCACCCTTTGATTTCGAGGTCGTGTACCTGCCCACGCGCGTCCCACTCGCCTTCATCCAAATCCGCCCCACCCCACCTCGAATTCGCTGAGGTCAGGCGACGGACTCAGTGAGAGTCCGGCGCCTTGGCGGCCACCTCGCTGCTGGAGTTTCGTGCAGCGTCGATGTGAGCGCGCAGGGCAGCAAAGTCCACCGGACCCGACGCAGCGTCGCCGACGATCTCGGCCAGGACGGCTGAACGAGATCTCTGTCCCGCGGCGGTCAACCGCGAGTCCAACAGAAGCGGCCTCAGCTCGACAAGCAGGGGCGCTGGCAAGACGTTCTCCAGGTACTCGAGCCCAGTACCGCGATTTCCCGCCTGGTCGTTCGCAAGGGCGCGGATCGCGAGCTGTAGCGGCTTGGCTTCGAGCAGGGTCAGCAGCAGCGTCGCGATGAAGGACATGCCCTGGACCACGCGCCTCCCTTCAGCGGACTCGACGGCAGCGGTTCGGGTCAAGCGACGATCCAGGGCAATCTGGCTGCGCCAACGACGTCGGCAATCGGCGGCCTCGCGCTCGGCGATCCCAAAGAGGAGATCGCGCGGAATGCGGAGCTTGTCATTGCTTCGGTGGACCGCCAACAGATTGGCAGCAGCGTGGAAGCGCAGCTCGAAGTCCGCATCGCCGAGAAGTTCGATCAAGCCATTCGCGCTTCGCTGGGTAGGAAGTCTTCCGAGGATCTCGCACAAACGCATTCGTACCCGCACGGGCATCCGGGACTGAAGGACAGCGTCGAGTAGCGCGCCCGTGTAGACCGGCGCCACGCGTCGCAGAGCGGCGGCCGCGGCCTCTCCGACCTCGGCGTCGCCCAGTGTCGGAATGATCAGAGCAACCAGCTCTCGGGGCACTGGGTTGTGGGCGACCAGGGTTGCGAGAATCCGTTCGGCCTCACCGGAGCGAAGATTCGCGATGGCGACGAGCGTTGCGTCGATTTCATCGGAGGCCAGTGTACGGGCCGGCGGTGCTGTGAAGGGCCGGGGCTCCCGAGCGGGCCGCCCGTCTTCCTGTGAGTTGCGGGACGCGGAATGTCTGACCAGCCTCTCGCGAATGTCGTCCGGATCGACTCCCGCGATGGAATCGCGCGACGCGGCCGTCGAGCCGCTTCCCTCGACCGGCCGCTCCAATGCGACCATCGTGTCCATCACGGTGAGTCTCGTCGTGGCATCGTCGACGGAGACGTCGCCCACCGCGAGCGTTCCAACCCGCAGTCGTTCGGCCAGCGAAGACACGTATCCGTGGTGGAGCTTCCGAGCCACGTACAGCGACGCAAGGCTCGCTGCAATCCCTGCGATGATCAGCAGCGAATCGGTGAACGCGGGGAAGATACCGATGACCAGGAGGGCGAATCCCCCCCCCAGCGCGGTCCCGCTCTTGTCGCCGCCCACGTCGATGAGCGGCTTCGTGGGGCGCTTCTTCTCGGGCAGGACTGGCGTATACAGAAGTTCGTAGCCGGATCGAAACAGCGAGTTCTCGACGATACCAATGCCAGCGCGCATGCTGATCGCGCTCGGAAGGCCGGGGAACAACAGCGCGGTAAACCCGAGCGCGGCGGAGCTGACGGGTAGGGTGGATACCGTGACTGCGAGGCCGTAGCGCTCGAGTGAACGCTTGGCGATCAGGTTCTGGACGAGGAATGTGAGCACTCCGACCCCCAGGTGAAAGAGTGCGAAGAACGAGACGAGCTCCGCCCCCGTATCGAAGTACGCTGCAGCGCCAGCCTTGAAGACATAGTCGTAGACCGCCTGACCAAACGCGCCGAGTGCGACCAGCAGGAACAGGCTCCGCAGGTAGGGAGACTCCCGAAAGATCGCGACCGCCGAAGCAGCCGTTTCATCATCGGAGAGCGCGCTGACAGAATCTCCGCTGCCGATCTGGAGAGCTCCGGCGGCACATAACAGGTTCAACAATCCGAGCGCGGCGATCATCGTCGGGATGTCCAGTGCCGAGGCACCGAGCCAGACGGCGACCCCGCCGAGCACTCCTCCGAATGTCGCGGCCCCGCCAATGCGGCCAATCAGCTGCCTTGCGGTATGGGGATCGAAACGTTCGTTCACCACTGACCAGAAGGCCGAAACGACCACCGCGTTGAGGCTCATGGTGTGGAGATAGAGCGCAATGGCAGCCACCTTCGGCATCGAGACCGAAAGCGCCCACTCGGCAAAAAAGAGCGCCCCATTCGCGGCGAAGAACGGGGGCAGACTTCGTGCGGGTGGCATGCGGCGAAGGACCCGGGTGCTACCCAAAACGATGAAGATGGAGAGGATCGACGAGATCATGACCATCGACGGCAGCACGGTCGGTTCGAAATGGCTGAGGAAGAATCCGTCCCGAATCGCGCGGCTCGCGACGAGCTGACCCACCATCACGATGGCAACGCCCACCGCGGCCCACATCGCCCTTCGAGTGGTGTTCAGCGATTCACGCATACTTCAATGGGCGGCTCAGCTCCGGCTGTCCTGCACGACGACTTGGAGCTCGGACCGAAGCGCAGAGCCACGCGTCTTGTCGACGGCGATCTCGTTGCGCGCGGCCTCGCCGTACTCCTCCCACCAAAAGCGCGCGTCGTCAACCGACCACGTTCCGCAATCACAGGCGCGCAGCATCTCGGCCAGCTTCATCGCGCTTTCGGGGCGCTCCGCCGGATCCTTGGCGAGACAGGACATGATGACGTACTCGAGGTCGCGGGGCAGAGCACGGCCCAGACGCTCCGAGGGAAACGGCGCGGCGTCGTTGATCTGACTGGCGAGTATCTGGACCACTTCTTCAGCGGGGAAGACGGTGGTACCCGAGAGCATGTAGTAGCCGACGGCACCGAGTGCGTAGAGGTCGGACTTCGGGCTGCCACTCTCCGGTGAGAGGATGACCTCTGGCGCCAGGTACATCGGGGTTCCCACGATGACATCGTGCGCACTCCCATGGTCGGCGTCATCCCCGGCCAGGTCCTTGACCAGTCCGAAGTCCAGGATCTTCACGGTATCGTAGGCCCCACCACGCGTGGTCAGCATGATGTTGCTGGGCTTGATGTCCCGGTGGAGCAGCCCGAGAGAGTGCGCTTCCTGCAGGGATCCGCAGGCCTGAACCAGCGTGTGAATGACACGCGCTGGTTCGATCGAACCCGACAGGGAGACCAGCGCTTCAATCGTGAATCCGTCGAGATATTCCATCGCGTAATAGAAGATGCCTTCGGGCGTTCGTCCATAGTCGAAGATCTCGATCGTATTCGGGTGCGTGAGCTGGCAAGTCAGCTGGACCTCACGTTGAAATCGGATTTGCGCCCGGAGATCCTGGGCATTCTCCGCGCGCAGCAGTTTGATTGCCGTCGGGCGTCGCAGCATCGCGTGCCGAGCGAGGTAGACCTCTCCCATGCCTCCCTTGCCGATGCGCTCCTCAATTTCGTACTGGCCGAGGCGCTTGGCGCGCGCCATCACGTTGTGGACTTGCTGGTTGAGCCGATAGGAGACGAAGAGCGAGCCCGCCGAGAGCAATCCCATGGCCAGCGCCATGACGATCACCAGATAGCTCGCGTTGGTCATCCGATCGGCGCTCTCCTTCATCGCCTGTGCCTGGTCCTCGGCGAGCGCGCCCGCGATGGCGCGGGCCTCCAGCACGAGTGGTTGCGCTTTCTCGAGATAATGAAACAGGACGACGTTCCACCCCGCCGCCCGTCGCAATGCCATGACTTCCTGAACCTGCACGTCGTAGGCAACGAACTCATTGACGGTAAAGTCGAGAAGATGTCGGAGATCGCCGGAGGTGTGGAGCCGTGCGCCGGCCTCGACCTGACGCGCGATGACCCGCGATTCGTTCAGCTTCTGTTCGGCCGTGTGCTCGTGAGCTTCGTCGTAGCTGCGAATGAGCGAAGCGACCGCAAGATCGCACTGGGCAAACACCGATCGGAAACGTGCCATCTGCGCGAGAAATTGAATCGAGGGCTTCCGCTCTTCACCCGCGGTGTATTGCTCGATCGCACTGTGGAGGCTCGTGAGAATGCTTCGTCGCAGCGGTTCCAGGCGCCTCTCGTATGCCACGGTCGCGGGCCAATTACCCGGCGTCTGCGCCACATCCTCGATTTCCCACTGCACGAGTTCGAGCCTGCGAAGCTTGCTCCCGAGTTCGCTGACCCGGGCGTCGGTATCGGGCACACTCGAGCTGCCCGCGAGTTCATCGATCTGGCGGAAGGTGGGTTCGATCTCCTGACTCCAGATCTGCGCCCGCTCCGCACGCGACTCCGCATCCCCATAGGCGACCCATCCCCGCAACGCAGCGAGGGACTGATTGATCGAGGCGTTCAGCACTGCGGCCGACTGCGCCAACGGCGCGCCAACTTCGCTCTGATGCCGAAGCCCGAATCCGAACCAGATCGTAAACCCGAGCGTCAGCAGGGCGGTTGCCACACCCACGCCTGCCACCTTGCCGCTCGAGGACAGCAACGACTCGGTCAGCCGGCTGCTCGCGCCGGCCCGGAACCGCTTGATCGATGATGCGGTGCTTTTCGGATCGGCCATTTCGGATCAGTCCGGGGTGGGCATCGCGGCTGGCAAATCGGGCATCGGTACGCCCCACGCTTCCATCAGGTCTTCGAGGATGCTTTCCAACAGTCCGACCCGCTGGTACACGTGCGCGGGAAAGCGCTTGCCCGGGTAGTGGGCGCGGACCGGTGCCGCTGCCGAAGGGACCTGACGGTGCAGGTGGGTGAGCTCCTCGACGATGAGGGAGGCGAGATCGCTGACATCGTTCGGGCTGACCCGCTGGCTGCCCTC from Myxococcales bacterium includes:
- a CDS encoding Glu/Leu/Phe/Val dehydrogenase, with amino-acid sequence IGPDYDIPAPDMGTNAQTMVWMMDTHINATSAHDRFAMRGVVTGKTLSCGGSLGRDKATAQGTVYALESWAERRGFNFDGATFVVQGFGNAGSWTARLLCKKGAKLLAASNSRGVVYNEKGIDPDALLAYIAKHKDPSGFSGAESIPNKQLWQIKADILVPAALESQIDRGNAGDIDVKVIAEAANGPTSPAADDVLREKGITVIPDILCNAGGVIVSYFEWVQNRKNERWELEEVDRKLRRLMTVAYDAVEEAGKRFDLGQDTRTAAYLVALERIQAAYQDRGIFP
- a CDS encoding serine/threonine protein kinase encodes the protein MADPKSTASSIKRFRAGASSRLTESLLSSSGKVAGVGVATALLTLGFTIWFGFGLRHQSEVGAPLAQSAAVLNASINQSLAALRGWVAYGDAESRAERAQIWSQEIEPTFRQIDELAGSSSVPDTDARVSELGSKLRRLELVQWEIEDVAQTPGNWPATVAYERRLEPLRRSILTSLHSAIEQYTAGEERKPSIQFLAQMARFRSVFAQCDLAVASLIRSYDEAHEHTAEQKLNESRVIARQVEAGARLHTSGDLRHLLDFTVNEFVAYDVQVQEVMALRRAAGWNVVLFHYLEKAQPLVLEARAIAGALAEDQAQAMKESADRMTNASYLVIVMALAMGLLSAGSLFVSYRLNQQVHNVMARAKRLGQYEIEERIGKGGMGEVYLARHAMLRRPTAIKLLRAENAQDLRAQIRFQREVQLTCQLTHPNTIEIFDYGRTPEGIFYYAMEYLDGFTIEALVSLSGSIEPARVIHTLVQACGSLQEAHSLGLLHRDIKPSNIMLTTRGGAYDTVKILDFGLVKDLAGDDADHGSAHDVIVGTPMYLAPEVILSPESGSPKSDLYALGAVGYYMLSGTTVFPAEEVVQILASQINDAAPFPSERLGRALPRDLEYVIMSCLAKDPAERPESAMKLAEMLRACDCGTWSVDDARFWWEEYGEAARNEIAVDKTRGSALRSELQVVVQDSRS